A window from Streptomyces subrutilus encodes these proteins:
- a CDS encoding c-type cytochrome codes for MKKLSARRRHPLAAVVVLLFALAATGGLYAAFAPAGKAQADETAQSLAIEEGKKLYAVGCASCHGTGGQGSSDGPSLVGVGSAAVDFQVSTGRMPAQQPGAQVPKKPAIYTQAQIDQLAAYIASLGAGPITPTAKQYDPAGADIANGGVLFRNNCAQCHNFTGEGGALTNGKYAPNLEDVSSKHIYEAMLTGPQNMPSFPDSTMPEKEKKDIIAYLQNVNGEKSTNPGGLKLGGLGPVSEGLFGWIFGLGALIAVAVWVAAHTAKAKKS; via the coding sequence GTGAAAAAGCTCTCCGCACGACGACGCCATCCGCTGGCGGCGGTCGTCGTTCTACTCTTCGCGCTGGCGGCCACCGGGGGGCTGTACGCCGCCTTCGCCCCCGCGGGCAAGGCGCAGGCCGATGAAACCGCCCAGTCCCTCGCCATCGAGGAGGGCAAGAAGCTCTACGCCGTCGGCTGCGCAAGCTGCCACGGAACCGGCGGTCAGGGTTCCTCTGACGGCCCGAGCCTGGTGGGCGTCGGCTCCGCGGCCGTCGACTTCCAGGTGAGCACGGGCCGCATGCCCGCCCAGCAGCCCGGCGCCCAGGTGCCGAAGAAGCCGGCCATCTACACCCAGGCGCAGATCGACCAGCTGGCCGCGTACATCGCGTCCCTCGGCGCCGGCCCGATCACGCCGACGGCCAAGCAGTACGACCCGGCGGGCGCCGACATCGCCAACGGTGGTGTGCTCTTCCGCAACAACTGCGCGCAGTGCCACAACTTCACCGGCGAGGGCGGCGCACTGACGAACGGCAAGTACGCCCCGAACCTTGAGGACGTCTCGTCGAAGCACATCTACGAGGCCATGCTCACCGGCCCGCAGAACATGCCCTCCTTCCCGGACAGCACCATGCCGGAGAAGGAGAAGAAGGACATCATCGCGTACCTCCAGAACGTGAACGGCGAGAAGTCGACCAACCCTGGTGGCCTCAAGCTCGGCGGCCTCGGCCCCGTCTCCGAGGGTCTCTTCGGCTGGATCTTCGGTCTGGGTGCGCTGATCGCTGTCGCCGTCTGGGTCGCGGCCCACACCGCTAAGGCCAAGAAGTCATGA
- a CDS encoding ubiquinol-cytochrome c reductase iron-sulfur subunit has translation MSSQDIPEEKHLPSEQGDAHHGAVAVADDPFADPGLPVHRPRIQDIDERAAKRSERTVAMLFTLSMLATIGFIASYVIFPVDKIVYIFPIGKVSALNFALGMTLATALFCIGAGAVHWARTLMSDVEVAAERHEIAAPPEVKAQVLQDFADGARESGIGRRPLIRNTMLGALAMLPLSAVVIMRDLGPLPEDKLRKTLWAKGKLLINDNTNEPLRPEDVIVGSLTFVRPEGLEEGQHDFQTQIAKAALMIVRLQPADIKDKQELEWSHEGIVAYSKICTHVGCPISLYEQQTHHVLCPCHQSTFDLSDGARVIFGPAGHALPQLRIGVNDEGFLEALGDFEEPVGPAFWERG, from the coding sequence ATGAGTAGCCAAGACATTCCCGAAGAGAAGCACCTGCCGAGCGAGCAGGGCGACGCGCACCACGGTGCCGTGGCGGTCGCGGACGACCCGTTCGCCGACCCCGGCCTGCCGGTCCACCGGCCCCGCATCCAGGACATCGACGAGCGGGCGGCGAAGCGCTCCGAGCGCACCGTCGCGATGCTCTTCACGCTGTCGATGCTGGCCACGATCGGCTTCATCGCGTCCTACGTGATCTTCCCGGTCGACAAGATCGTCTACATCTTCCCCATCGGGAAGGTGAGCGCGCTCAACTTCGCGCTCGGCATGACCCTGGCCACGGCGCTCTTCTGCATCGGCGCGGGCGCGGTCCACTGGGCCCGCACCCTGATGTCCGACGTCGAGGTCGCCGCCGAGCGCCACGAGATCGCCGCCCCGCCGGAGGTCAAGGCGCAGGTCCTGCAGGACTTCGCCGACGGCGCGCGCGAGTCCGGCATCGGCCGCCGCCCGCTGATCCGCAACACGATGCTGGGCGCGCTGGCCATGCTGCCGCTCTCCGCCGTCGTGATCATGCGCGACCTCGGGCCGCTGCCCGAGGACAAGCTGCGCAAGACCCTGTGGGCCAAGGGCAAGCTGCTCATCAACGACAACACCAACGAGCCGCTGCGTCCCGAGGACGTCATCGTCGGTTCGCTGACCTTCGTCCGGCCGGAAGGCCTGGAAGAGGGCCAGCACGACTTCCAGACGCAGATCGCCAAGGCGGCCCTGATGATCGTCCGGCTCCAGCCGGCCGACATCAAGGACAAGCAGGAGCTGGAGTGGTCCCACGAGGGCATCGTGGCCTACTCGAAGATCTGCACCCACGTCGGCTGCCCGATCAGCCTGTACGAGCAGCAGACGCACCACGTGCTCTGCCCGTGCCACCAGTCCACCTTCGACCTCTCCGACGGCGCCCGTGTCATCTTCGGCCCGGCCGGTCACGCGCTTCCGCAGCTGCGGATCGGCGTGAATGACGAAGGCTTCCTCGAAGCGCTCGGCGACTTCGAAGAGCCCGTCGGTCCTGCATTCTGGGAGCGCGGATGA
- a CDS encoding cytochrome c oxidase subunit 3: MSVVATATTVDTGHAHPTVNRPNLVSVGTIIWLSSELMFFAALFAMYFTLRSVTGAEYWTEQASALNLPFSATNTTILVLSSLTCQLGVFAAERGDVKKLRTWFIITFVMGAIFIGGQVFEYTELVKHEGMSLSSGPYGSVFYLTTGFHGLHVTGGLIAFLLVLGRTYAAKRFTHEQATSAIVVSYYWHFVDVVWIGLFATIYLIK, translated from the coding sequence ATGTCGGTCGTGGCGACAGCAACGACAGTAGATACCGGGCACGCGCACCCGACGGTCAACCGGCCGAACCTCGTCAGCGTCGGAACCATCATCTGGTTGAGTTCCGAGCTGATGTTCTTCGCGGCCCTCTTCGCGATGTACTTCACCCTGAGATCAGTGACGGGTGCCGAGTACTGGACAGAGCAGGCCTCGGCCTTGAATCTGCCCTTCTCGGCGACGAACACGACGATCCTGGTGCTTTCCTCGCTCACCTGCCAGCTCGGCGTTTTCGCAGCCGAGCGCGGTGACGTGAAGAAGCTCCGGACGTGGTTCATCATCACGTTCGTCATGGGTGCGATCTTCATTGGCGGCCAGGTGTTCGAGTACACCGAGCTGGTCAAGCACGAGGGCATGAGCCTCTCGTCCGGTCCGTACGGCTCGGTGTTCTACCTGACCACCGGCTTCCACGGGCTGCACGTGACGGGCGGTCTCATCGCCTTCCTGCTGGTCCTCGGCCGGACGTACGCGGCCAAGAGGTTCACCCACGAACAGGCCACGTCGGCCATCGTCGTGTCCTACTACTGGCACTTCGTCGATGTCGTCTGGATCGGCCTCTTCGCCACGATCTACCTGATCAAGTAG